One Pullulanibacillus sp. KACC 23026 DNA segment encodes these proteins:
- a CDS encoding glycosyltransferase translates to MISVVACTKRPAFLNNILLNFTRQELEEKELILILNTTRVDLEQVKVLVDSYDIRYQLFQFKETVSLGECLNHGIQAAAYETVSKFDDDDYYGPTYLVEAYQAITSLKADLVGKCSFYIYFKDEDELYLYNPHQELAWIPANDADYQARYFMSGASLVFKKAILKKVRFPHVNVGEDSLFQQACFQQNMKMYSLSKSNYVYIRYQETGHHTSDAKKFQIKKRSQWIKNIKEADLYELIDHF, encoded by the coding sequence ATGATATCAGTTGTGGCATGCACGAAACGTCCGGCCTTTTTGAACAACATTCTTTTAAATTTTACAAGGCAGGAGCTAGAGGAAAAGGAACTCATTCTTATTCTAAACACGACACGGGTGGATCTAGAACAAGTTAAAGTCTTAGTAGATTCTTATGACATTCGCTATCAACTGTTTCAGTTCAAAGAGACAGTGAGTTTAGGAGAATGCTTAAATCATGGGATACAGGCAGCTGCTTACGAAACGGTATCCAAATTTGATGACGATGATTATTATGGGCCAACTTATTTAGTGGAAGCTTATCAAGCGATCACTAGCTTAAAAGCGGATCTTGTCGGTAAATGCAGTTTTTATATTTATTTCAAAGATGAGGATGAACTCTATTTATATAACCCTCATCAAGAGTTGGCATGGATTCCAGCGAATGATGCCGATTATCAGGCTCGTTATTTTATGAGCGGTGCAAGTCTTGTTTTTAAAAAAGCGATTCTTAAAAAAGTTCGGTTTCCTCATGTCAATGTAGGGGAGGATAGTCTCTTTCAGCAGGCTTGTTTTCAGCAAAACATGAAAATGTACTCCTTATCCAAATCTAACTATGTTTATATCCGTTATCAAGAAACGGGTCATCATACCTCAGACGCTAAGAAATTCCAAATTAAAAAAAGAAGTCAATGGATCAAAAATATAAAAGAAGCGGATCTCTACGAACTAATCGATCATTTCTGA
- the cysC gene encoding adenylyl-sulfate kinase codes for MEKSNHLTWHKGHITKKVRQHQKGHKSYVLWFTGLSGSGKSTLSVEVEKQLVDRGIHCYRLDGDNCRHGLNKNLGFSPSDRKESIRRMGEVAKLFVDAGLVVLAAFISPYQSDRNAIRELLNPDEFIEIYVKCSVDTCEKRDPKGLYQKARQGEIKQFTGIDAPYEPPAAPELVIDTEADSLEACTNQILNLLEEKKLLKVEKNEEKI; via the coding sequence ATGGAGAAGTCGAATCATCTCACTTGGCATAAGGGGCATATTACAAAAAAAGTCAGGCAACATCAAAAAGGACATAAGAGCTATGTGCTCTGGTTTACCGGATTATCTGGATCAGGGAAATCAACACTTTCAGTTGAAGTTGAAAAACAACTAGTGGATAGGGGGATCCATTGTTATCGTTTAGACGGGGATAATTGTCGTCATGGCCTTAATAAAAATTTAGGTTTTTCTCCTTCTGACCGTAAAGAGTCGATTCGTCGTATGGGTGAAGTTGCTAAATTATTTGTTGATGCGGGTCTTGTTGTGTTGGCGGCCTTTATTTCCCCGTATCAGTCTGATCGAAACGCTATAAGAGAGCTGCTTAATCCCGATGAATTTATCGAAATATACGTGAAATGTTCAGTGGACACATGTGAAAAACGAGATCCGAAAGGCCTCTATCAAAAGGCGCGTCAAGGTGAGATCAAGCAATTTACCGGAATTGATGCCCCTTATGAACCACCTGCAGCACCTGAGTTGGTTATAGATACGGAAGCCGATAGCCTTGAGGCATGCACCAATCAGATTCTGAACCTGCTTGAGGAGAAAAAACTATTGAAGGTGGAAAAGAATGAAGAAAAGATATAA